From a single Capsicum annuum cultivar UCD-10X-F1 chromosome 12, UCD10Xv1.1, whole genome shotgun sequence genomic region:
- the LOC107850301 gene encoding ARGOS-like protein, with amino-acid sequence MDMESSKAKLRPSNNFINLDQHHQYFNNIMDLKTMKNSGGEYNRSFTQGQGKKMLSKSYFSLESIILLLGLTASLLLLPLILPPLPPPPFMLLLVPIFILVVLMVLAFMPSNVRNVTYSYL; translated from the coding sequence ATGGACATGGAATCATCAAAGGCAAAGTTAAGACCATCCAACAACTTCATAAATTTGGATCAACATCATCAATATTTCAACAACATTATGGATTTGAAAACAATGAAGAATTCTGGTGGTGAGTATAACAGATCATTTACACAAGGACAAGGCAAAAAGATGTTATCAAAGAGTTATTTCAGCTTGGAGTCAATAATTTTACTGCTTGGTCTAACAGCATCTTTGTTACTTTTGCCATTAATACTTCCACCATTGCCACCACCACCATTTATGTTGTTGTTAGTACCAATTTtcattcttgttgttcttatggTCTTAGCTTTTATGCCTTCTAATGTTAGAAATGTGACTTACTCATATCTTTGA